The Helianthus annuus cultivar XRQ/B chromosome 15, HanXRQr2.0-SUNRISE, whole genome shotgun sequence genomic sequence AGATACTGCAGATATTGGACGAGGATTCTAAACAGGTGATTCAGAAACATCAGATGGAACAATCGCCCTTTCAGTAACTTCAGAATTACCTTCAACACTTTTACCCTTATTTTTCATCTCAGCATCAATCTCAGCTTGACGTCGGGCTCAAACTTCTTCAAGTTAAATTTCTTCAAATTTTTGATCCACAGACTTTCCAATCACACTTTCTAACACTTTATTAATCATATACATTTCATGTTCTTTTCTCGCATTAGCAGCTTCTAATTCTTTATTCTTTAACTTGAAATACTTGTTCTGCTCATCTCTGCGAGCTTTTTCATCTTCCAACTCTGCAATTTTCACTTTCATAATATCAATCTCTGCCTGATCAGCTTCAACTTTCTTTATCAATGAAGAATTTTCAGCTTCCACAGACTTAACACGCTTTTCCAGTTTCTTCTCATGATCCACCAACTTTTTGTTCTCAACCAATACTTCCTCAACTTTCTTTTCCAACTTCTTTACTTGATCATCACTCGCAAAGTTGAAATCACCAATGTCTTCAAGAGGAATATTCACTAGAATATGAGGAAAATCTCTGTATCCAGAAGATCCAGGAGTGGTTTGAACAGGTGGTTGTGTGGTTGGAGGTGTTTGAAAGATTTGCTGTGAAGTGAAAACAGGTTGTTCTTGGATTGGTGTTTGATGTAGTGGTGATAGATGTGGTGGTGATAAGTGTTGTTCAGTTtgtggtggaggtgatggtggtggagtagGTTGTTTTGGTGGTGTAGATGTTTTTGGTTTTGGTATCTTAACTACCAACTTTCTTCTTGTTGCTTTAGGAGAAATCACACGCTTTCTTGCACTGGTCTTCTTCCTACCACCAGATGATGGAGGTGTTTGAGATTCTATAACATGCTCAGGAGATGGATTGTACAATTCATCATCTTTATCTTCTCTCCTCTTTCTTTTTAGttgtttctctttctctttctttattTCAGCTTTAATTCTTTTCGCACGTTCAGTTTCATCAATTTCTTCTTCagatgaacttgatgaactaTCGTCACCTTCACCATCAGCTGCTGCTTTAGCTGCTTTTTCGGCTTTAAAACTTTCTTTAAGAGCTTTCAACAGATGATCAGATTTAGGAGATAAACGGACGTCATCTCCTTCAGTATTACCTTcatcttcagcttcagcttcatcTTCTTCACCTGATTCGTCAACAAGCATAGTCTCAACACTTTTCTTTTGACGCTTCTTCTTTGGTTGAGAAGATGAACCCTCCTCTACTTGTACTTTAGGAGTTGCTTTTCTGCTCCTTTTTTTCTTTTCCTCTTTTACAAACCATTCGTTTCGAGTTTCTTTGAAATTAGCAAGTGTTTTCAACTCCTCTGCATAACTTGCTTCTTTCATCTCCTCGTCATTTCTCCATCTTTGATGATCAATCGGATCTGGATCTTGATAATTTTTGTCTTTGATGAACCCAAAAAATTCAGCTTTTTTCGTTGGCTCCTTATGATTTTTGTGATATCTGGCCAGTACTTTCAACATTTCATTATCCATGTGGAACTGCACGAGCAAATCATTCTTTTCATCTCTCTCCAAATCAGGATACGCATGGTCTAGCATCATCTGTACAAATCTAGGATAGATCCATGTTTTGCTTTTTGAAGTGATGTTCTCTTTCATGTATTGAAATACAATCTTTGGAAAGTTATACTTCTTATTCAACACAAGAGCTGTCACCATGTTCATTTGATAATCCCGCATCACATCATAACCTCCCTTCCTGTGACTAAGAGCATGCAACACTGAACGTATAAGAAACTTGTATGGCTTTGAAAAACATGACTTCAAGTAGTTTGCACTGTTAAGTGGTCCACTATAACCCATCCGTAGCATACACCCTTTCACCATCTTTTCAAGGAACTTTGTCGGAGAGTTTTCATCGTCCGGAAAATTTATCACCTCACCTACTAACTGCTCTGTGATAATGATCGGTTTGTCTTCATCATTCAAGCTCACAATCGAATTTATCATTTTGTTTTCTTCGTCATACGTTGCGTTTTTCCAGAATCGTTCAATGTGTGACCGAAATACAAGACGTTGATTTGTTAAAGCTTTCTGAATCGGCAACCTTTCCATGAACTCTAGAATCCCTGTGTAGTAAACACAACAAATGTAAACACAACCTTTCTGAATTCAGCCATCTTTGGTATCTCCTTATCGTAAACACAACAAATGTTGTGTAGTGGATCAAATAGCACATTCAACGCCTGAAAAACAACATAAACAGAAAGTTAAACATTTTGAAAATTTACACCACAAACAGTTCATTCAAACTAAATCATTTCAAACGAAATGTCATTTCAAGTGAAATGACTTTTCACGCGAAATCACATATTCAAACGAAATGAACAATTTGAAGCGAAATACCATTACAAACGAAAACAACAGTTCAAACGAAATGATTGTTTCATGCGGAATAACATTTCAAACGGAATAGCATGACTTCATACGAAATCAACTTCAAACGAAATAGGCTATTTCATACGAAATACCTTGGTGTttcgtttgaaaatgtcaaaattaCAGTTTGAACACAACATGATTAGATGATGAAATTGATTATCTGGGTTTGTTCTACGATGAATTCCGAGCACAAGAGtctgttttattttcaatttcGACCATAAAATTAACCTAGATCTAAGTTCAAAGATCAGACTTTCTGGGTTCATACGAAAATAAGTCATCAACATCAAATTGGAACCCTAGATCTGATATGCTACACATTCTGAGTCCAAGGGTATGATTATTGTTAAACATTACCCACAGATAAACCCTAGATCTATGTTTTTGGTCCTGTTCATCGCCGAACATATGATTCAGTACAGATTACAAAGAATCTCACCTTTCCCATGATTATAAGTTGAGCAAATCAACTTAAAATCAGATTACAAACAACAATCGGGCAAGATAACGGCTAGAAATTGATGATTTTGCTGTTTGGTGTGAAAATGATTTGACAGAGGTTTGGTGCGGAATGATGATACTGAtgccttcaagcgaaatcaattcTCCTATTTATAGACCtgcctatttcgtgcgaaataggcACTGATGCATCTTCACGCGAATCGAAGTTCAAACGAAATCatgttttcaagcgaaatggctatttcgtgcgaaatagtcatttcgtttgaaatagcattttttcaaaatttttaaactttttaactttttgacattttactgacacacccagttaaccaagtccaagttaatgaccctggtcaaccgtttagcctgccaagtccaagttaatgaccttggctgaCCAGTCTATGAAGATGCTAATTTTTGAAACAGATtttaagttcaaattaatgaacttttaaaCTTTCAATCAATTACCAACACTTTTCTTCAAACTTCTGCTTACCCATCCCTCATGATCCAACATGTTCAGCACGCAAGACTTTGATCATTAGATCCCCAACGtccgttgtcgaaaataagatgaaatgcaaatctttttggattttataaaattctaaacaaacagacaatctttttggattttttgataAGCAACaaactgtacacacaatatttttggtGAGCATGTTAGAGGATCATACCAGCTGCCGACAAGATACGAGTACCGTTAATCTTTTACTTCATATACagcattaaacaattcgctttgattgtcgatatacagatcctcttaaattttcacacaattttcaatctgttcaggatacggatttagtgttttaagatcttaacttttacgcgtgtaccacctcagaatatactcccgtatccagatcactatattcagtcttacaggtgagtgcacactaatgatatctgtatagggtgaatgcgaggccatgagagctcaggctagaacttccgttcgtacagagagatgatggatcgactttcggtgggttccctttgggaatcttttttacaacagcacatgattagcattttgcaatgtttcatcattttttatgctgaggggaggctttacgaaTAAAgctgtgcagagtattatacgaggactaggctattgcttccgcaaaatcagaagtcctgttataataccccagatatcatcacgtacaaagacctagtatgtcagaaataggatctttcaaacgagatttcaggggttacctatatatcctggaaatgttccccacgtaaaagcaagttattattttatgtttatatcccaaacaaatctactaaatgtgtaaaaacctatcgacacatcatttgcAACACTGCTTAACACATTTTAattttacatttctttagcgtactgtatctgtctagctgatgtactatcatttcccctttttacacaaactctttttcagtttttcaatgtttttggatttttcagattttctaatgttttttgatttttaaattttatcatgtttttgtgtttttctgcaaactttctccccctaaaaacaaatacatatttttgtgtttttgttttaatcaaacgcagaaaacaaactgtacaaaaactttgACAACATGACGCGGATCACATCAGATCGCCgtcctcctcggcttcacattcaacAACCCTCCCACCGATTTACAGAATTAAATTCTTTTTTTGTAAATTCATCTGTAATTCTTCCATTCCTCGGGGTCCCCTTCTTCCTTACCATGGCAAGTCTCATTCACTATTTCTTGAAGCTCGATCAAAGCAaattttttaacccatttaatttcaaaagatagttaaatctctttttgtcaaacggtttggtgtaaaaatcaaccctctgttcatcagtgtgtatatgttcaatgcgaatcaatttcttctcgtgacaatcacggatgaaatGATGTCGTATTTCGATATGCTTTGTTTTAGAATGGTTAACCGGGATTTTTGTTATATTTATCGCTgcctcattgtccacaaatataggcgtgtccaagaactgcaaaccaaagtctcgcatctgctgttggatccaaaggatctgagatgtaacacctcgaaaattcctgtccattagaataaagacacgtgtcatgtacgACAGATGTGTCAGAGAAACTGGATTAAATAAACagatatgtggtaggatttctaataaaaagggcgtcatgttatttaaaatacctctgaacgacccaagggcgacacgttattaaatcacctctgagcgacccgaacttttataaatcccaagatccttaaatcaattaATGATCATCTCATATGATAATCGGTTGCTCTCAGATAAATAAAGTTACATCTTTATCAAGGACTTCGGAAatataggttgttactactcctaaTCTAAATAAAATTCTTGTAAATAAGAATTGTTATAGCTTGGCCAAGTAATTGAGAGTCCAAGACTCATTTTTGGAATCTCCGTCGATCTTACAAGTCCCATTATGAAGTAAGTTTGAATGAGGAACATGTAAGAGGAAGTAGGGCATGCAATGGCTGGTCAAGGTGGCCCACATCTGCAAAAGAAAGTCTGATTCGGAATAATTggattgcatggtcaagacttaaaagttttcaaacttttgtcttctggccatcgcttacggaccgcaaggcccctggcttacggtccgtaagcagggcaCCTGGTCATGTTCCGCaaggatcggttacggaccgcaaagccttaggcttacggtccgtaaggaaggCACCTGAACCAGGTTTCagtaaggtcggttacggaccgcaacccctgtagcttacggtccgcaagaggtccttacggaccgtaaggcctcaagcttacggtccgtaagaccgtcgctggcagtgagttttggacagctgcctgtccaatgcatttaaccgacttaaaacgtaacatttcgattctatgggcttgctaggcagtaaaTAGCTCCTTAGGGACACTTGGGATCATCCCTTTACTACCCTAGACTTGCTTGTCAAGATCTTGGAGctcctagttcactatataaagggTTCAAGTGTGATCATTTGACACTTGCTCATTTGGAACTTTGGCTAAAGAatttctggagctcctctggtcaccaaaacattttcttaggctctctaatccatcttaggactcttgtaagtgtccttaaccttctttaatcctttctagcttagttaattaagtaaaagtcaaaccgtcgtaattaaggtttgacttcgtgattaagcataatgtgctctgtcaaatcacgaattaaagatacctttaggaaggtaattaagtgggtaacaaacccttaaaagggtgtttccagatttccactctaagcatgtcaattgtcgagtcaaagctaatcataaaaagtcaacagaatgcttaatttcaaattaacgcataattagcaatgtaggttgtatgtaacctgtttgaacattaatataacttggtaataagtataagaacatgttccaacatgttcaactcgacaattttctgtttagacccggttcggaaacgaaagtcgcatagtttgactttcactttgactttcagttctgacccgttttagttaagattaagattgccttagagcttcttttggacctaataacatgttagtatatcctcctgtgattatacaacgtggttcattagatatcttgttcgtatgcatatttccgttaaatgcccatatgttgaccgttatgcccaaatgtccaaaaatcatgatttttgaaaatgtaaaagggtagacaacttagttactgaaatataaacttgtccccaaaatttgacatcagtttgaggtctagattaagagttatgctcattagcgtaattagaagctttcttagtaaataattagcgtaattaacgcataacctatttaaacccgaattttatatcaaaactttatacccactgttgtATAATGATATTTtaggaattttaaagatttttatttatttttaggatgagcataactagaggttttaagcttaattcggcttatgccgatTTTGCCCTTTCGGCCAtagaatgagttttacaaaaccttttgacctcaaacctttttctactgatttattatgttaaatatgatatgttgagccttctggaaatataaaaatatcagcttttcttttaaaacccggaaatggctccaaatcgcctttttaggcatttttacgacatagtatatgtcgaaactagtttttacataaaagatctaatacctactgatatatttaataaaaatatgtattATAACAGTAGACTAAAGTTAAAAACTCAGTTTTCccatttttacccttttagcctatgtaaaattaccaaaatgcccttatgaggcgtaattggcgtTTAAAAACGTTTGGGGCAtaattggacataccttactgatattgcaacatatttggtgcatataatctcaggaaacttgcatatgatttatatggttactcgttacgcactttcgcgttcggatcggcttatgtgactagttcacgcatattagccgaaacaggtcaaaccgtatcatcttagtctctaaattcagaatgtgtttagtttacccatattatacaagtatccaagcttgtagggtctaaatcacattcctccccggttttcgcattcctcgcgattaaaccatatttattattcgaaactaaccggtctaggcctaggctatattaaagacccgttaggattctaataggttgtattaaaccttcgttccagaataggagcccagtaaaagacacttgcatttttgattttgtggtttatacttgctcaggtaaatacttttaacttattttccctatacgggcttgggggtacggtatataaaataccgctttgtcgggcaattgaccccaactcattagtagttgggtattatcagtgtgacccgtttgaaaacttggtgttgtttgtttttacgcctttgggagcttaatgaccatgtcccggatatccttggcatcatttttggccacgaccttgacacccgggtgtaggcgtacacccggtattatgtccatattattgaggtataaacgttggcttcccgccgcggacttatactaagtggtgtgtcatttaaccttaaacccgacacgactcgggcgactgaacgcacaacaaacatgtaaatcttttacaagtttaactttgattaattattcccaagttataaaatgttttgtgccttgtgcatttaaaaccaaatttttcaaatgtttttaaaatgagtcagttaaattgtatttaccagtgcaaactgacgtattttccccaaaaagattaagtgcaggtgctatacgcaataggctggtttctccttagcatcatagagtctcgcaagctttgggatgcatttatctgttgaacaatttccttcttttattttcgatccgcctgtggatctatttcgactaaattgtgatacttgatattacacttaatggttgaaataaatctattttcatttgcttccgctgtgcattataatttgtgttgtttgacaaatgatgatatcaactacgtcacgatactcccccaccgggcccaccggtgacacgtgaaaattaggggtgtgacaggttggtatcagagccaacactgagtgaattaaacaccagccttttgtgtttaatctcagtgcacaaattgcacattcttcgagttccaagtctagacatcgaacataggacaaactctgttttgttttattttgagtcTCTTATAATTATATTCTTGTTGTTATCTAAATATTGTATGCAGGTCATTATGCCACCCAGATTCCTTCGCGGTAGAGGCAAAGGACCCGTGACAGgtcatgatcacgaggccgggccttcgcaccggcgtactcCATCTATCACTATGAGCACAAGCCCGCAAGAGCCATGGAGACTCTATGTCGAACCCGGAAGGCGATCTGTATCCCttagctcttcaccttcttaccaacACTCTTTTGGGCCCCACTCAgaaaacgagcccaacaaccAGCCGCCAGCTTTTATACCTTtacagagatccaactctcatcATTCTTTTGGCGACCCAACACCCGTTTTCCAAAGCCGATTTAACCCGGCTAACCTTCTgccagaacccgtgggttttaacccacttggaccggaagaccacttttCAGGGGAAAACGacatggatgaggatactgaCCCCGTGGAGCCTCCATCAGGAACGCCGAATCATCCCATTgagatctcagatgggtcatCATTCCATGGATCGCCATACCGCGGACCGGACAGTTTTATGGAAAACTTCAACCAgtatgattggtacttcaccccgtCTGAGCACTCGTCGTCCCACcagcaccagcagcagcagcagtgTCAACAGCAACAGGACCCTTCGGAGGGTcaacgatttgtggcagtcacactgccgccaccaccgccagaagagcagcaaccgcctccggagccgccgaggcggagaaggtcaaatgcacggatgtccgtgcgaggtggAGTTCGAATCAGTACTCCCCAACCTTCAAGTGGCAGCTATTACCCGCCACTTCAGGAAGAAGAGGACCCGCAGATGGGTGGTCCAACAAGCCCTATACCAGATGTCAACTCAGTACCTGTGGTACCACCtttgggtttcgataacccaatTCCTGCGTACGCTGGGTCAGCGGCATACAACCCCTTCGAGCAGCCAGCACAcacccactacaactacaactacgaTTATGCGGAAGTAGATCCGTATCAGGTAGCTCGGGACTACAATGCCCTTCACCCTGAAGGACCATACGGAGGGCCATGGActactggttacccaacttatgggtaccagcatcaGCCACCTCCT encodes the following:
- the LOC110913582 gene encoding uncharacterized protein LOC110913582, translating into MAGQGGPHLQKKVIMPPRFLRGRGKGPVTGHDHEAGPSHRRTPSITMSTSPQEPWRLYVEPGRRSVSLSSSPSYQHSFGPHSENEPNNQPPAFIPLQRSNSHHSFGDPTPVFQSRFNPANLLPEPVGFNPLGPEDHFSGENDMDEDTDPVEPPSGTPNHPIEISDGSSFHGSPYRGPDSFMENFNQYDWYFTPSEHSSSHQHQQQQQCQQQQDPSEGQRFVAEEEDPQMGGPTSPIPDVNSVPVVPPLGFDNPIPAYAGSAAYNPFEQPAHTHYNYNYDYAEVDPYQVARDYNALHPEGPYGGPWTTGYPTYGYQHQPPPPPVYQPPQPQIQQEVLERLSQVEQEVREDRRERQGFFKGLSDLLKGKSKRRGH